In Caldisericia bacterium, the genomic stretch TACAAAGAAAAAGGGATAGAATTTATAACATTTCTTGACGAAGAGTATCCAGAGATACTTAAAAAAATTCCAGATCCGCCTCTTGGTTTGTTTGTTAAGGGAAAATTTAAAAAAGATTTTTTAGGTGTTTCAATAGTAGGTACAAGAAGATGCTCCTCGTATGGAAAGAGAATAGCAGAGGAACTTGGGGAGTTCCTATCCAATCATAAAATTACAGTTATAAGTGGTCTTGCCTATGGAATTGATTCAGCAGCACACAGGGGAGCATTGAAGGGATCAGGTTTTACCTATGCTGTACTTGGCAGTGGCATAAATCATATTTACCCTTCCCTTAATAGAGGTCTGGCAGAAAGGATAACAGAAAGCGGTGCCCTTATATCTGAATATCCACCAGATACTCCTCCCTTGAAATTTAGATTTCCAGAGAGAAACAGAATAATAAGTGGCTTATCAAAGGCAGTGGTGGTTGTTGAAGCTCCAGAGAAGAGCGGCGCCCTTATAACTGTATCATTTGCACTGGAGCAGGGAAGAGAAGTTTTTGCCGTTCCCGGTCCATTTTACTCTGAGAAATCTCGTGGCGTTCATATGTTGATAAGAGATGGTGCGCAAATTCTTGTTGATTTCTCAGATTTAATTAAATTTCTTGGTGTTGAGGAGAAAGAATCCAAAGAAGTGCATCTTACTGAGGAGGAGAAGATTCTTCTAAATAGAATACCTGATACTCCCACATATATAGACCATTTCCTTGATGACCCATCCCTTTTACCAATACTTATCTCCCTTGAGGAGAAGGGAGTTGTAAAGAGTTTTCCAGGGAATGTGTATATGAGGGTGAAATGGAGGTAGAGAGGATAATAGATTCAATACTTCTTGAGAAAAAGAGAGGTTTTGACAATAAATCTGTGATAGGAGGTTTTTCCAATTTCATCTTAAAGGAACTTAAATCTCTTGAAGCTTTAGGATTGAATACAAAAAGAATTGAGGAGTTAATGACTGGATATGAGGGTTCTGACAAGGAAAGAAGGGAAAAGGCGATAAAGGAGATAATCAATATAATCCTTGATGAAATTTACAAGTTGAGGAATGTGGGTCTTGAGAAACTTCCCGGTGTTGGAGATAGGAGGAGAGATGCCTTAGAAAAATTGGGT encodes the following:
- the dprA gene encoding DNA-processing protein DprA; the encoded protein is MRELRSLTEKFGKKEVFLKILKIPISRRRKWEYIINDKIDELGVNTNFTKEREELSLYKEKGIEFITFLDEEYPEILKKIPDPPLGLFVKGKFKKDFLGVSIVGTRRCSSYGKRIAEELGEFLSNHKITVISGLAYGIDSAAHRGALKGSGFTYAVLGSGINHIYPSLNRGLAERITESGALISEYPPDTPPLKFRFPERNRIISGLSKAVVVVEAPEKSGALITVSFALEQGREVFAVPGPFYSEKSRGVHMLIRDGAQILVDFSDLIKFLGVEEKESKEVHLTEEEKILLNRIPDTPTYIDHFLDDPSLLPILISLEEKGVVKSFPGNVYMRVKWR